GCAACATTTGGCGCCTGATTGTGCGGCCGATTGCCATCGGCGGCATGTTGGTGAGCGCGGGCTACACGCTGTTCCGCATGCGCAAGAGCCTGGCCACCGGCCTGGCACGCTCGATCAGCGACGTGAAAAAAGCGGCGGCCGGCGGCCACGTGACGGTGCGCACCGAGCAGGATTTGAAATTCAACTGGATCATGATCGGTATTCTGGCTGCCGGCGTGGCGACGTTTTTCATCTACAACTATTTTGCCAAAGATGTGACGGCAGCGCTGGTGGCGACGCTGGTCATGGTGATTGCCGGCTTCTTCTTCGCCGCGGTGTCCGGCTATCTGGTCGGCATCATCGGCTCGAGCAACAATCCCATCAGCGGCCTCACGCTTTCCACTTTGCTGGTGGCAGCTTTGTTGATGGTGGTGTTGGGCATGAAGGGCACCGAAGGCGTGGCCGCGGTTTTGGGCGTGGCCGCAGTGGTGTGCGTGGCTGCCGCGGTGGCCGGTGAAATGCTGCAGGATCTCAAGGTCGGTCACATTCTGGGCGGCACGCCCTGGAAGATGCAGGTCGGCGATCTCTTCGGCATTGCGCTCGCCGCCGCCGTGATGTTTCTGCCGCTCGTCATTCTGCACGAGGGCGACATCAAGGCCGGGCAGATGGCCAGCCCGCCATATGAGGGTGGCTTCGGCAGCCCGAAGCTCTCCGCGCCGCAGGCCAGCTTGATGGCGCTGCTGTCGCAAGGCATCGTCGGCGGCACCATGCCGTGGCCGCTGATTATCGTGGGCATGTTCATGGGCTTCGGCTTCATTCTCATGCAGGTGAGAAGCCCGATGCTGGTGAGCGTCGGCATGTATCTGCCCCTGGAAACGACCTTTGCCATTTTTGTCGGCGGCTTGATCAAGGGCCTGGTGGAAAGAGTGAATGCCAAGCGGCAGTTCAATGACGCGCAAAAAGCGCGCGTGGAAAACACCGGCGTGCTGCTCGCGTCCGGCTTGATCGCCGGCGAGGCGCTTATCGGCCTGCTGTTTGCCGGCCTCGCGTTCGCGGAGGTTCAGCTTTTTGCCATTTTCGAGAAGCCGTCGTTCCTCATCAGTCTGGTGGTGCTCGCGATCATCGGCTGGATTTTGGTGCAGATTCCGGTGAAGAATGCCGGCCGGCCGGATGAACCCGCGCCGCCGAGCGCCGTGTTTTAGTGTAATGGTTGTGGTGAATCATTCGCAGTCCCTGCCCCTGGTGCGCGGCCGTCGCAGCAACGGCACTCGCAATTGCAGCAGCGCCCGGCCAGGGGCATGACCGCGAAATTGACATGACACTGTTAACCTGACATTGTCACCCCCCAAGAATTGCCGCTGCGCCGCGGAGTTCGCAATCGCGATTGCCTGAATTCTCTGCGAACTCTGCGTCACCGCGGTTCAAATGTTTGCTTTGTGGTTCAGAATCGTTCAGAATTCTATTCTGATATTGAACGCCCCACGGCATACCAAACCCGCCCGCCATCGGATTTTTCCCGCCATTCTTGGGACTTGACTTTCGCAAAAGCCTTTCGTATTGTTGCGCCCGGTTGAACGAACCATGAATCTTGTCATGTCAAAAAAATCCGGTAAAAAGATGGGACGCAGCATGTTGCTGGCTTTGATCAGCCTCAACATGATTGTCGCGCTGCCGCCGGCAGGCGCGGCGTTCATCTTTTCCCGTGAACACCAGGGCGAAGCCGCGGCCGGCCGGGTGATGCAGGCCTGGACCGACGGCGAAGTGCTGGCCGGCTGCCACTTCCTCATCCCCAAAGCCGGCCAGGATGAGATTGCGGTCAGCCTCAAACGCAGCCTCGAACCGACGCCCCTGGTCAAATGTCGCATCTTGCTGGCAGTGGACTCCCCGCAAATCTCCAGCGGCGACGATTATTTTCAAGCCAACGATCTGCAATTCAATATTCCCCGCCTCGTTTTTCGGCAGCCGGTGAGCGAGCATTCCTCCGAAGGCTGAAAGCTTGCCCAACTCTTTCTCCAATTTTCATCACTCCCATCATTGATTCGGCGCCCGCCGTGCGCAACCGCAATGGTTTCGTCGCGGCATTCGGCGCCTGTTCACGCACGAACGGAATCGCAGGGTGGCAGGGAGGCTTGCGTTTATCACGATATGCCTGCAGCCAGGAGTATGCGATGTCCAGTTTCAAAGAGGACCAGGAGAACTTCACCGTCAGACGGTCCGCGCTGGAGCAAAATACCGCGCGCGACCTGCAAAGCCTCGCCCAACTGATTTCCGCGGAGCAACGCCGGCATTTGCTGCGCAAGCTCTTCGCCGGGGATGCCCAGCGGTTTGATTTGCTGTGCGCACAACTCGAGACCGCGCCCGCCTGGAATCTGGCGCGCCGCCTCTTGCACCAGCATTTCAAGGTGCATGGCATCAATCCCTATCAGGAGGAAGCGCGGCGATTCTCCAGCTTGGTTTACAAGCGCTATTTTCCACAGGATGCCTACGTTTAGGCTCCGGCGCAACTCAACCGAAAACACTGCAATTGAGGATAGCATCATGCCACTCAATCAGATCTTTTTGATCATCATCGGCGGCGGCATGGTCGTCGGCATGCTGTACCTGTTCGTCCGCGTGCTGTTACGGCCCACGTCCAACCATACCGCAACCGAAGCCCATTCGGGCAGCAGCACCAAAACCGGCGTTGCCGGCAAAGCCAAAGCCTGATTGCCACCGAAAGTCCCGGCGCCGGCAGTGCGGCGCCGGGCCTTTCGAAATTTGGCTTGCGCGAGTTGAAATTTATGCTAGGTTAGGGCGGAGCTTGATTCACAGGTTGATGACGGCAACCGGATTGTAACGATGAAAAAAAATCAACAAGGATTTGCATGTCACCGAGCAACGCCTTACTACAACCGCATGAAATCAGACTCCCTTCTGTTTCACGCCCTCCCCGCCTCGCATTTCACCTCTCGAGAAATTTTACCCTGATCATCGCTCTCGCGCTAACCCTGTTCCTGCCCGCAGTTCCCGCAGGGGCGTTGCCGGTGCACGGCGAATTGCGCGCCCTCCACGCGGACGCGGCCGGCCTTCCCGCCGGGCAGGCTGAATCTGCCGCGCAGCAGGAGGCCCCCGCCGCCGGGCACCAGAGCCTGGGCGAGCAATTGCCGTTATGGAGCGGCTTCCCCTTCGTCGGCATTCTGCTCTCTATTGCGCTCTTCCCCTTGCTGGCGCCACAATTCTGGCATCATCATTTCGGCAAAATCACGGCGGCCTGGGCACTGCTGTTCGCCCTGCCCTTCGTGCTGCAATTTGGCGGTGTGGCACTGCATGAAATCCTGCACATCTACCTGAAGGATTACCTGCCCTTCATTATCCTGCTTTGGGCACTTTACACCATCTCGGGCGGCATTTTGGTAGAGGGCGCGCCCGCCGGCCGGCCGGCCACCAACACGGTGATGCTGGCCATCGGTACTTTGATCGCCTCCTGGGTCGGCACCACCGGCGCCTCGATGCTGTTGATCCGCCCGATGCTGCGCATGAACCAGGAGCGCAAACACAAGGTGCACGTGGTCATCTTCTTCATCTTTCTGGTGAGCAATTTGGGCGGCTCGCTGACGCCGCTGGGCGATCCGCCGCTCTTCCTCGGTTTTTTGCACGGCGTGCCGTTCTTTTGGACCATGAAGCTGATTCCGGAAATGTTGACGGTGTCCCTGCTCGTGCTCGGGTTGTTCTATCTCATGGACACCATGCTGGCGCGGCGCGAGGGGCTCGCGGCCGGCACCCACAAATCCCGCGGCATCCGGCTGCGCGGCCTGCAGAATTTGATTTTTCTAGCGGGCGTGGTTGCGGGTGTGCTGTTCAGCGGTTTGGTGAAAGTGGGATCTTTCAACGTGCTCGGCATCGAGCTGGCCACGCAAGATGTCGTGCGCGACCTGTTTTTGATTCTCATGGGGCTGCTCAGCCTGCGGCTGACCGCACCCGAGGTGCGCCAGGGCAACGGCTTCACCTGGTTTCCCATTCAAGAAGTGGCCATTCTGTTCGCCGGCATCTTCATGACCATCATCCCCATGCTGGCGATGCTGCGCGCCGGCACGCAGGGCGCGATGGCGTTCATCATCGGCGCGGTGCATGAACCCTGGCAGTACTTTTGGGCGACCGGCGGCTTGTCGAGCTTTTTGGACAATGCCCCGACCTATCTCACTTTTCTGAGCACGGCGCTCGGCCAGTTCTACCCCGGCCAGGTGGAGCTGGAGGCGTTGCATCACCTCATCGCCGACCACGAAATCTACTTGAAGGCAG
The window above is part of the bacterium genome. Proteins encoded here:
- a CDS encoding oligopeptide transporter, OPT family, which translates into the protein MAEVKSTGGAAPTYKPYVPPESSMSEFTMRALLIGLVMSVVLGAANAYLGLKAGMTIAATYPAAVIGMALLRIVKGSILEENFARTVGSIGESVAAGAIFTIPAFYIARIWYPHFATTGHYLESTAIMAAGGVLGIMFVALLRRVMVEDKELPFPESVAASEIHKAGRSSGTGAKFLFGAMGAGALIQALGQFKFFATTWEKLVTFSKTSIGLQRSGEVTAQGGMLLSSPGISPAYIGVGYIIGPKLASLNFSGGLLAWGLFVPILMYFIGPTLIAAGATPDEGTWTAMAGNIWRLIVRPIAIGGMLVSAGYTLFRMRKSLATGLARSISDVKKAAAGGHVTVRTEQDLKFNWIMIGILAAGVATFFIYNYFAKDVTAALVATLVMVIAGFFFAAVSGYLVGIIGSSNNPISGLTLSTLLVAALLMVVLGMKGTEGVAAVLGVAAVVCVAAAVAGEMLQDLKVGHILGGTPWKMQVGDLFGIALAAAVMFLPLVILHEGDIKAGQMASPPYEGGFGSPKLSAPQASLMALLSQGIVGGTMPWPLIIVGMFMGFGFILMQVRSPMLVSVGMYLPLETTFAIFVGGLIKGLVERVNAKRQFNDAQKARVENTGVLLASGLIAGEALIGLLFAGLAFAEVQLFAIFEKPSFLISLVVLAIIGWILVQIPVKNAGRPDEPAPPSAVF
- a CDS encoding sodium:proton antiporter, giving the protein MGEQLPLWSGFPFVGILLSIALFPLLAPQFWHHHFGKITAAWALLFALPFVLQFGGVALHEILHIYLKDYLPFIILLWALYTISGGILVEGAPAGRPATNTVMLAIGTLIASWVGTTGASMLLIRPMLRMNQERKHKVHVVIFFIFLVSNLGGSLTPLGDPPLFLGFLHGVPFFWTMKLIPEMLTVSLLVLGLFYLMDTMLARREGLAAGTHKSRGIRLRGLQNLIFLAGVVAGVLFSGLVKVGSFNVLGIELATQDVVRDLFLILMGLLSLRLTAPEVRQGNGFTWFPIQEVAILFAGIFMTIIPMLAMLRAGTQGAMAFIIGAVHEPWQYFWATGGLSSFLDNAPTYLTFLSTALGQFYPGQVELEALHHLIADHEIYLKAVSCGAVFMGANTYIGNAPNFMVKSIAEESKIPMPSFFGYMLYSLAILIPCFVLITLIFFK